Below is a genomic region from Candidatus Ozemobacteraceae bacterium.
TGGCCGGCTCTGGCTGGATGTTCTTGACCGCGACCTGAAGCTTCTCGGCCATTTGACCGCCGAACCGGAAGCCTGGCCCGGCGAAACTCCATCTGCTTCCGCCCCGCCCGCAATCGCCGGTCTCCTCGAAAACCTCACGGTCGACGGCCACCCCGTCCGGTGGATTCCGGGAGTCCCCTAAACGCTTGTATGCAAAGTTCATGCGACTTCGAGTATTTCTTCAGGTCAATTCTGATATATCATCCATGCGGTGATGTCTGAGTCGTTCGTGAAGCCCTCGCTTCCGACGGACGAACAGTCAGGTCGAAAAGGAAACCATGAAATACCAGGTGATCGAAAACGAAAAAGCCCTTGCAATCAGTCTCTCAGGAGAGCTCGATACGGTCACGGCTGAAATACTCCGGGAACTTCTCAATTCGCTTCTGCAGAAAGAGAAAAAGCAGGTGGTCATCGATCTGTCCGGAATCTCCTTCATCAACAGCAGCGGCCTTGGGGCCATCGTCAGCGCAAGCCTTTCCTTCCGCCGTGACGGCGGCAGGATCGTCCTGTGCGGAATACAGGGAATGGTCAGCCGCGTCTTCGAGTTGACCCGGATGAATCGTGCCTTCGAGGTGTTTCCGACGGTGCAAGACGCCATGGACAGTTTCTGAACGCATGTTCCGTTTCCGTCTCGCCCTCTTCATCATCGCTCTCGCGGTCGGGACGACGCTCCTCTATCATGCGCTGAAACCGGAATGGGTGAAATTCCGTGAAGGGGAGCATGCCTTCGCCGCGGGAGAGTTCCAAGCGGCGGCACGGGCGTACGGCGAAGCCTGGAGCAAAGGCCTGCGAATCCCGGCGCTGGTCGGGAATTACCATCAGAGCCTGATTCGAACGGGGCAGGCATCTTCCGCCGCGGATGTGTTTCGGGCATCGTACCAGGAGCGTTTCTTCCTTCCCGTCGCGGAGGTCCTGCTCGAGCAGACTCTCGCGATCGGCGCTTCAGGAACGGCCCTCGAACTCGCCCGCGACTGGACGGCCCGCCATCCGCACCATCGGGAAGCCAGGCTCACGGCTGCGCGTCTGTATGGAAGACTCGGCCTGTATGAACAGGCCGAGCGCGAATATCGCATCGCATTGGGGGAAACAAAACCATGATCAGGCTTTTCCGCACAGTCACCGAGACAAAAACAGGCCGAAGGGCCGGCAGATGTCTGATGGTTGCGTGCCTTGCCCTCCTCTGTCTCACCCGCCCCGGAATGGCGGAGGAGGTATCATCGGGAACCTCGATGACCGGGAGCGGAGAGATTCCCGACTGGCAGGCCCGGCTGGAGCTGGCGCGGATTCTGAGCTACTCGAAGAAATACGCGGAATCCCTCGACCAGTACCGGAAGGTGCTCGCCGACAAACCGGACGTTATCGAGGCAAAGGCGGAAATGGCTCTCGTACAGTTGTGGAGCGGAAACGCCTCCGAGGCCATGCGAGAGTTTTCCGGCCTTCCCATCGACCGGCTTGACGGAAAAACACGGATGGCCTTCGTCGATCTGATCATTGCCGCAAAACAGTATGACACGGCGAAGCTGATCCTCCGCGATCACCTGAAGAAATCGGCGGAAGACCTCGAGGCCCGCCTGAAGCTGGCTGACATCCTGAGCTGGACGAAGGAATACGACGCGTCGATCGCCGAATTCCGGCAGATCCTCGAAAAGCGCCCGGACGACGCCCAGGTTCGGCGTCGACTGGCGAATGTCCTCACCTGGGCGAACCGGAAATCGGAAGCGATCGAAGAACTCAAGAAATCCCTGGGGGAAAAATGACGCCGTTTCGCGGGAAGACGCTGGGTATCGCTCTCGGGCTGATGCTGTGCGTCGCCTGTCCGGGATGGCCCGCAGGCAGAACCGGCCGCGGGCAAACGATCGTCCCCGCCGAGAGCCGCATGTCCGACCAGGAGGCCGCTTTTCTGCTCGGAAAGCTCCTCTCCGAGGACTCTTCCCGCGAAACCGAGGCGGTGAACTGGCTCGAGAAGACCCTTCTCCTGACCCCGGAAAACCGGGAGGCTCGTTTTCTTCTCGCCCAGACCCTCGTGCGGTTGAAACGCTTTTCTGCAGCCATCCCCCACCTGGAAGACCTGTTGTCCAAGGCCGGCAACGGCCTTCCCGGCCATGGGCCTGAGATCGAATCGGTTCGCACCGAACTGGCAGGAGCCCTGCTGGCCGCGGGAGACGCCGCTCGCGCCAGGGACCTTCTGCAGGCACCGCCCGAGACGGCCCTTCCGCCGTCCCCCCGGCGTTGGGAGATCCTCGGGGATTCATCGATGTCGCTGGCCGACTTCGCCGGGGCGATCGCCGCCTACCGGACCGGTCTCGGCTGGTGCGCCTCAGGGACCGCGTCACAGAATGACCTCTCGCAGATGGCGAGCCGTTTCGAACGCAAACTGGCACTCGCGTTCCTGTATCGAGGGGACGTACGCCAGGCAGAGCCCGCATTGTCGGCTTTTCATCGGAAACACCCCGCTGACCGCGAGGT
It encodes:
- a CDS encoding STAS domain-containing protein, producing the protein MKYQVIENEKALAISLSGELDTVTAEILRELLNSLLQKEKKQVVIDLSGISFINSSGLGAIVSASLSFRRDGGRIVLCGIQGMVSRVFELTRMNRAFEVFPTVQDAMDSF
- a CDS encoding tetratricopeptide repeat protein, yielding MVACLALLCLTRPGMAEEVSSGTSMTGSGEIPDWQARLELARILSYSKKYAESLDQYRKVLADKPDVIEAKAEMALVQLWSGNASEAMREFSGLPIDRLDGKTRMAFVDLIIAAKQYDTAKLILRDHLKKSAEDLEARLKLADILSWTKEYDASIAEFRQILEKRPDDAQVRRRLANVLTWANRKSEAIEELKKSLGEK